One window from the genome of Streptomyces cadmiisoli encodes:
- a CDS encoding response regulator transcription factor, with protein MEQTHTSHNGTAATSPGAQRRVLVVEDDATIVDAIAARLRAEGFLVQTAGDGPSAVDTAEAWQPDLLILDIMLPGFDGLEVCRRVQAQRPVPVLMLTARDDETDMLVGLGVGADDYMTKPFSMRELAARVHVLLRRVERAAIAAATPRSGILRLGELEIDHAQRRVRVRSEDVHLTPTEFDLLVCLANTPRAVLSREQLLAEVWDWADASGTRTVDSHIKALRRKIGAERIRTVHGVGYALETPTP; from the coding sequence ATGGAGCAGACACATACCTCCCACAACGGCACGGCGGCGACCAGCCCGGGTGCACAGCGCCGGGTGCTGGTCGTCGAGGACGACGCGACGATCGTCGACGCCATCGCGGCCCGCCTGCGCGCAGAGGGATTTCTCGTCCAGACCGCCGGCGACGGTCCGTCGGCGGTGGACACGGCCGAGGCCTGGCAGCCCGATCTGCTGATCCTCGACATCATGCTGCCGGGCTTCGACGGCCTGGAGGTCTGCCGGCGGGTGCAGGCCCAGCGGCCGGTGCCGGTGCTGATGCTGACCGCGCGGGACGACGAGACCGACATGCTGGTCGGACTCGGCGTCGGCGCCGACGACTACATGACCAAGCCGTTCTCGATGCGGGAGCTGGCCGCACGCGTGCACGTGCTGCTGCGCCGGGTCGAGCGGGCGGCGATCGCGGCCGCCACTCCGCGCAGCGGCATCCTGCGCCTGGGCGAGCTGGAGATCGACCACGCCCAGCGCCGCGTCCGGGTGCGCAGCGAGGACGTGCACCTGACGCCCACCGAGTTCGACCTGCTCGTGTGCCTGGCGAACACCCCCCGCGCCGTGCTCTCCCGTGAGCAGCTGCTGGCCGAGGTGTGGGACTGGGCGGACGCCTCCGGCACCCGGACCGTCGACAGCCACATCAAGGCGCTGCGGCGGAAGATCGGCGCCGAGCGGATCCGCACGGTGCACGGCGTGGGCTACGCGCTGGAGACGCCGACGCCATGA